A single window of Magnetococcus marinus MC-1 DNA harbors:
- the ettA gene encoding energy-dependent translational throttle protein EttA, whose protein sequence is MASYQYIYSMHRVTKVVPPNKRTILKDISLSFFPGAKIGVLGLNGSGKSSLLRIMAGIDKDFNGEAKAADGVKVGYLPQEPQLDPDKGVRGNVEMGLAEVKAAVDRFNEVSALFGEEMSDDEMNALIAEQGELQETIDHLDGWDLDRKMEIAADALRLPDWDADVTTLSGGERRRVALARLLLSQPDMLLLDEPTNHLDAESVAWLEQFLANYAGTVVAVTHDRYFLDNVAGWILELDRGEGIPWKGNYSSWLEQKDKRLEQEKKEEDGLRKRLQTELAWVQSSPSARRTKSKARLAAYEDLAAQHREKRRETNTLFIPAGPRLGEIVMEVQNLSKGFGGRLLIDNLNFTLPRGGILGIIGANGSGKTTFLRMLTQQQSPDSGSVRLGETVKLTYVDQSRDALEAEKSVWEMISDGNELIELGDREVNSRAYVSWFNFKGSDQQKKVKHLSGGERNRMHMAHLVKSGGNLLLLDEPTNDLDVETLQALESALLEFPGSAVVVSHDRWFLDRICTHMLAFEGNSEVVFFEGNYQEYHADYKKRCGDDAEQPHRIKYKPVVR, encoded by the coding sequence ATGGCCAGCTACCAATATATCTACTCCATGCACCGGGTAACCAAAGTGGTTCCCCCCAACAAAAGAACCATCCTCAAAGATATTTCACTCTCCTTCTTTCCTGGTGCCAAAATTGGCGTGCTGGGTTTGAACGGTTCGGGTAAATCCTCGCTGCTGCGCATTATGGCGGGCATCGATAAAGATTTTAATGGCGAAGCCAAAGCGGCGGATGGGGTCAAAGTAGGCTATCTGCCCCAGGAGCCTCAACTGGACCCAGACAAAGGGGTACGGGGCAACGTGGAGATGGGGTTGGCCGAGGTTAAAGCGGCGGTGGACCGTTTTAATGAGGTTTCGGCCCTGTTTGGCGAAGAGATGAGCGATGATGAGATGAACGCCCTCATCGCGGAGCAGGGTGAACTGCAAGAGACCATCGACCATCTGGATGGCTGGGATCTGGACCGCAAGATGGAGATCGCCGCCGATGCCCTGCGTTTACCCGATTGGGATGCCGACGTCACCACCCTTTCCGGGGGTGAACGGCGCCGCGTGGCCCTCGCCCGGCTGCTGCTTTCGCAACCTGACATGCTGCTGCTGGACGAACCAACCAACCACTTGGATGCCGAGTCGGTCGCTTGGTTGGAGCAATTTCTCGCCAACTATGCGGGCACCGTGGTGGCCGTAACCCACGACCGCTATTTTCTCGACAATGTGGCAGGCTGGATTTTGGAGCTTGACCGTGGTGAGGGCATCCCCTGGAAAGGCAACTACTCATCCTGGTTGGAGCAAAAAGATAAGCGCTTAGAACAAGAGAAAAAAGAAGAAGATGGCCTGCGCAAGCGTCTACAAACAGAACTGGCTTGGGTACAATCTTCGCCCAGCGCCCGCCGCACCAAGAGCAAAGCCCGTTTGGCGGCTTATGAAGATTTGGCCGCTCAGCATCGTGAAAAGCGGCGTGAAACCAATACGCTGTTTATTCCTGCCGGTCCCCGCTTGGGTGAGATCGTCATGGAAGTGCAGAACCTCAGCAAGGGCTTTGGCGGGCGCCTGTTGATTGATAATCTTAACTTCACGCTGCCCCGTGGGGGTATCTTGGGCATTATCGGGGCCAATGGCTCGGGTAAAACCACCTTTTTACGCATGCTGACCCAGCAGCAGAGCCCGGACAGTGGTTCGGTTCGGTTGGGGGAAACGGTTAAACTGACCTACGTGGACCAGAGCCGGGATGCGTTGGAGGCCGAAAAATCGGTGTGGGAGATGATCTCCGATGGTAACGAGTTGATTGAACTTGGAGATCGCGAAGTGAACTCCCGCGCCTATGTCAGCTGGTTTAACTTTAAGGGCTCCGATCAGCAGAAAAAGGTGAAACATCTCTCTGGGGGTGAACGCAACCGCATGCACATGGCCCATCTGGTGAAAAGCGGTGGTAACCTGTTGCTGCTGGACGAACCGACCAACGACCTCGATGTTGAAACCCTGCAAGCCCTAGAGAGTGCGCTTTTAGAGTTTCCCGGTAGTGCCGTGGTGGTGAGCCATGACCGTTGGTTCCTGGACCGCATCTGCACCCATATGCTGGCTTTTGAAGGCAACTCTGAAGTGGTCTTTTTTGAAGGCAACTATCAAGAGTACCATGCCGATTATAAAAAACGCTGCGGTGATGATGCCGAACAGCCCCACCGCATTAAATATAAGCCGGTGGTACGTTAA
- the ilvE gene encoding branched-chain-amino-acid transaminase: MWDKDGKIWMDGQFVDWRDAKIHVLTHTLHYGMGVFEGIRCYEADQGPAIFRLGEHVERLFKSALILGMEMPYSRDVISQVCQDVIKLNGLKSGYIRPLMYYGAESMGINPAPLKTHGMVAAWAWGAYLGEEGMEKGIRIKTSSYTRHHPNVVMTRAKAVGNYPNSILAKSEALRCGYDEALLLDTEGYVAEGSGENLFLVQGQTLKTPPLDSALNGITRNTVMTIAAEMGLKVVEQRFPRDEVLVSDEAFFTGTAAEVTPIRELDDRQIGPGHAGPVTKEVQKRFFDIVHGRDPKHMGWLTPVI; the protein is encoded by the coding sequence ATGTGGGACAAAGACGGAAAAATTTGGATGGATGGTCAATTTGTGGATTGGCGGGATGCCAAGATCCACGTCTTGACCCACACCCTGCACTACGGCATGGGTGTCTTTGAAGGGATCCGCTGCTATGAGGCCGATCAAGGCCCTGCTATCTTCCGTCTTGGCGAACATGTAGAGCGTCTCTTTAAATCTGCCCTGATCCTGGGCATGGAGATGCCCTATAGCCGTGATGTCATCAGCCAAGTGTGCCAGGATGTCATCAAGCTCAATGGTCTTAAATCTGGCTATATCCGCCCCTTGATGTACTATGGTGCGGAGTCCATGGGCATCAATCCTGCCCCTCTAAAAACCCACGGCATGGTTGCCGCTTGGGCTTGGGGTGCCTACCTGGGTGAAGAGGGCATGGAGAAGGGGATTCGCATCAAAACCTCCTCCTACACCCGTCACCACCCCAACGTGGTGATGACCCGCGCTAAAGCGGTGGGGAACTATCCCAATTCTATCTTGGCTAAATCCGAGGCGCTGCGCTGCGGCTATGACGAAGCGTTGTTGCTGGACACCGAAGGGTACGTGGCCGAAGGCTCTGGGGAGAACCTATTCTTGGTGCAGGGCCAGACGTTAAAGACCCCTCCCCTGGATTCTGCCCTCAACGGTATTACCCGTAACACGGTGATGACCATTGCCGCAGAAATGGGCTTAAAAGTGGTTGAGCAGCGCTTTCCACGGGATGAGGTGTTGGTCTCTGACGAAGCCTTTTTCACCGGTACAGCGGCTGAAGTGACCCCCATTCGCGAGTTGGATGATCGTCAAATTGGCCCTGGCCACGCAGGCCCTGTCACCAAAGAGGTACAAAAGCGTTTCTTTGACATCGTACATGGGCGTGATCCTAAACATATGGGTTGGTTGACTCCGGTTATCTAA
- a CDS encoding PSP1 domain-containing protein, with product MSEIQPPTTAPRQSSAVADPHEPEQPFYDPNQDSDEHALLDGESDELGDDDSSAEPEGREKNREGRKGRNGQHRLVGFRMENSCMVYQIKSRIANLHTGDAILLENRAGEVVPGRVTHVVPWDQQNSNTLFSGPVTRIIRRMTEQDLQVQETREVREREAHRYCRQLIREQQLPMKLSKVAIQGSNKAIFHFTAENRVDFRVLVKQLSNQLGLRVEMRQLGVRDEAKLLGGMAPCGRNLCCSSHLDKFHPVSVRMAKNQDLSLNPDSISGVCGRLMCCLSYENEVYSDMRKGMPKPKSHLVLPNGEEVVVRVVHPITQSVEIQFADRTRKLVTLAELEQENSPPAAPPFEPFMETSLPAQYGMEMEEEIVDLQPELLPPPPMPPQALEVEAESPSVERPQKRRRRRRSRDEADKVANTRPVEAVEPPNSPVESNEEASGDEGKRRRRRRRRRASGETEQTGQITSPSSASSEGSAQKPHSEQLSAHQTAEGQAPKGDAVKRRRRRRRRSGSDRTSRAGES from the coding sequence ATGTCCGAGATTCAACCCCCCACCACTGCGCCACGGCAGAGCTCTGCCGTAGCCGATCCCCATGAGCCCGAACAGCCTTTTTATGATCCTAATCAAGATAGTGATGAGCACGCGCTATTGGATGGGGAGAGTGACGAACTGGGGGATGACGACAGCTCTGCGGAACCCGAAGGTCGCGAAAAAAATAGAGAGGGACGCAAAGGGCGTAATGGGCAGCACCGGCTGGTGGGCTTTCGTATGGAAAACTCCTGCATGGTCTACCAGATCAAGTCGCGCATTGCCAACTTGCACACTGGCGATGCCATTTTATTGGAAAACCGCGCCGGTGAGGTGGTGCCTGGACGTGTTACCCATGTGGTGCCCTGGGATCAACAGAACAGCAATACTCTGTTTAGTGGGCCGGTTACCCGTATTATCCGACGTATGACGGAACAGGACCTACAGGTACAAGAGACCCGTGAGGTGCGCGAACGGGAGGCTCACCGCTACTGTCGCCAGCTGATTCGTGAACAGCAGCTGCCTATGAAACTCTCTAAGGTTGCCATTCAGGGTAGTAACAAAGCGATCTTTCATTTTACCGCCGAAAATCGGGTGGATTTCCGGGTATTGGTCAAACAGCTGAGCAACCAGCTGGGTCTGCGTGTGGAGATGCGCCAGTTGGGTGTGCGGGATGAGGCTAAGTTACTGGGTGGCATGGCCCCCTGTGGACGCAATTTGTGTTGCTCCTCGCATCTGGATAAGTTTCATCCCGTCTCGGTACGTATGGCAAAAAATCAGGATCTGTCGCTCAATCCAGATTCCATCTCTGGGGTGTGTGGGCGGCTTATGTGCTGTCTTTCCTATGAAAATGAAGTCTACAGCGACATGCGCAAGGGCATGCCCAAACCCAAGTCCCACTTGGTGCTGCCCAATGGAGAAGAGGTGGTCGTGCGGGTGGTTCACCCCATTACCCAATCGGTGGAAATACAGTTTGCTGACCGTACCCGCAAACTCGTTACTTTGGCTGAATTAGAGCAAGAAAACAGCCCGCCTGCCGCGCCCCCATTTGAGCCTTTTATGGAAACCTCCTTGCCCGCACAGTATGGCATGGAGATGGAGGAAGAGATTGTCGATCTGCAACCGGAGCTTTTGCCGCCGCCGCCCATGCCGCCCCAAGCCTTAGAGGTCGAAGCGGAGAGTCCCTCTGTGGAGCGTCCGCAAAAGCGCCGCCGCCGTCGGCGCAGTCGGGATGAGGCGGACAAAGTAGCCAACACCCGTCCGGTGGAGGCTGTTGAGCCGCCTAACAGTCCAGTTGAAAGCAACGAAGAAGCGTCTGGGGATGAGGGCAAACGGCGCCGCCGCCGCCGCCGTCGCCGTGCATCAGGTGAGACCGAACAAACAGGCCAGATCACCAGCCCAAGCTCTGCAAGCTCAGAAGGTAGTGCACAAAAGCCTCATTCAGAGCAGCTGAGCGCGCATCAGACGGCAGAGGGTCAAGCCCCTAAGGGCGATGCTGTGAAACGTCGCCGTCGGCGTCGCCGTCGGAGTGGCAGTGATCGCACAAGTCGTGCAGGAGAGTCTTAA
- the glnE gene encoding bifunctional [glutamate--ammonia ligase]-adenylyl-L-tyrosine phosphorylase/[glutamate--ammonia-ligase] adenylyltransferase: MTTPITPLPHTLITHLALDAAAVDHIQRLRLSTAEPESVVHHLERCSLHLEGELLSHWQHVLADSRWRRRMILALGNSPFLSNILGRWPHFLAQLFHQPMDWTLDRYKAIILEDLLATTDQNVAEQRLRLHKHLAFLQIGLWDLTGEATLEETTKHLSYVGEATLEAAYQWLERHFASRFGSPMVVCDEGGTPQRARFVVLAMGKFGAYELNFSSDIDLIFLYDCDAGQTDGKQSITVKNYYVRLGRELMQMISRATAEGMVFRTDLRLRPDGESGELALSVRSAETYYESWGQSWERAAMIKARPVAGDLALGEAFLKNLHPFVYRRFLDFGALESIREMKKKIDHKVNNADTYGRNIKLGFGGIREIEFFVQSHQLIHGGREKRLQDRRTVPMLDTLATLGLVDRTTADFLASAYRFLRTVEHRIQIVREQQTHNLPDDDRGMAQLAARMGMPNRESFLAKLQGIRQRVHEAYDNLFFDAERTRQDELSNDARVEALLSTSTQYEQEKTRAILSQCGFHDLDQALLSLKLFKLGPQERALTEAGQRWFSRLAPLLLQGVLDAADVDMAMQHVEKFLQTILHRTNYLALLAENPNLLGLLMPLFGSSPFLSRHLIQHPSIMDSLVGLDFVTIYRGSNEMRQELARAMERAENEEERFNALRMFRNTEMLRLGIRDLAGIAELQEVMAALSAIATVVLEQAVMDAMSDMVERHGPPMWSDAQGQRQRARFMVLGMGKLGGGELNYSSDLDLIFIHTSQGDEQYTEGERSISNSQFFARMAQKVISTLTTLSQGGKLYEIDMRLRPSGASGPLVTTLESFAKYQQNEAWNWEHQALIRANVVVGERHSSEQLKQVIRHILIQPRQIAPLREDVVQMRERIYQEKRPKPGVVDIKQTRGGIVDVEFLIQFLVLAHAHQHPQLLQRNAPRALLAIRRAGLITPQAYQTLEDAYRFYRLVENRLRLHHDRSENAIHTEDSVTLARLARLCKLESGPALLEQLTHHFAAVQPIYATHLGPVAGEAPV; the protein is encoded by the coding sequence ATGACCACCCCGATTACCCCTCTACCCCACACCCTGATTACCCATCTGGCGCTGGACGCCGCAGCCGTAGACCATATTCAGCGCCTCAGACTCAGCACCGCCGAACCTGAGAGTGTTGTGCACCACTTAGAGCGATGCAGCCTCCACTTAGAAGGGGAGCTCTTGAGCCATTGGCAACATGTTCTGGCCGATAGCCGCTGGCGCCGCCGTATGATCTTAGCCTTGGGTAACAGCCCTTTTTTGAGCAACATTTTAGGCCGCTGGCCCCACTTTTTAGCCCAACTGTTTCACCAACCCATGGATTGGACGTTGGATCGTTATAAAGCCATCATCCTTGAAGATCTGCTGGCGACCACCGATCAAAACGTGGCCGAACAGCGTTTGCGCTTGCATAAACATCTGGCTTTTTTACAGATTGGCCTGTGGGATTTAACCGGCGAGGCAACCCTGGAGGAGACGACCAAACATCTCTCCTATGTGGGTGAAGCAACCTTAGAGGCGGCCTATCAATGGTTGGAACGCCATTTTGCCAGCCGTTTTGGTTCACCCATGGTGGTGTGCGATGAAGGCGGTACGCCACAGCGGGCCCGTTTTGTGGTATTAGCCATGGGTAAATTTGGTGCCTATGAGCTTAATTTTTCGTCGGATATTGATCTTATTTTTCTCTACGACTGCGACGCTGGGCAAACCGATGGCAAACAATCCATTACCGTAAAAAACTACTATGTGCGCCTTGGTCGGGAGCTCATGCAGATGATCTCGCGTGCTACAGCCGAGGGCATGGTGTTTCGCACCGATTTGCGGTTAAGACCCGATGGCGAGAGCGGTGAACTGGCCCTGTCGGTACGCTCAGCGGAGACCTACTATGAATCGTGGGGGCAGAGCTGGGAACGCGCTGCCATGATTAAGGCGCGTCCTGTGGCTGGGGATCTTGCTTTGGGTGAAGCTTTTTTAAAAAACCTGCACCCGTTTGTCTACCGGCGTTTTCTCGATTTTGGCGCCTTGGAATCCATTCGGGAGATGAAAAAGAAAATTGATCATAAGGTCAATAACGCCGACACCTATGGACGCAATATTAAACTTGGCTTTGGGGGCATTCGGGAGATTGAATTTTTTGTGCAGAGCCACCAGTTGATTCATGGTGGACGTGAAAAACGGCTGCAAGATCGCCGCACTGTACCCATGTTGGATACCTTGGCTACTTTGGGTTTAGTGGATCGCACCACAGCCGATTTTTTAGCCTCGGCCTATCGCTTTTTACGCACGGTGGAGCATCGCATCCAGATTGTGCGTGAGCAACAGACCCATAATTTGCCCGATGATGATCGAGGTATGGCGCAACTGGCGGCCCGCATGGGGATGCCCAACCGAGAAAGCTTTTTAGCCAAATTACAGGGGATTCGCCAGCGGGTGCATGAGGCTTATGACAATCTGTTTTTTGATGCCGAACGCACCCGACAGGATGAGTTGAGCAACGATGCGCGGGTTGAGGCGTTGCTCTCCACCAGCACCCAATACGAACAGGAAAAAACCCGGGCAATCCTAAGCCAGTGTGGATTCCACGACTTAGACCAAGCATTGCTCTCACTCAAACTGTTCAAATTGGGACCGCAAGAGCGCGCTTTAACCGAGGCTGGGCAGCGTTGGTTTAGCCGCCTGGCCCCCCTGTTATTGCAAGGGGTGCTGGATGCCGCCGATGTGGATATGGCGATGCAGCACGTGGAGAAATTTTTACAAACCATTCTCCATCGCACCAACTATCTGGCACTGCTTGCCGAAAATCCCAATTTATTGGGGCTGCTGATGCCCCTGTTTGGTTCATCGCCCTTTCTATCCCGCCATTTAATCCAACACCCCAGCATCATGGATTCACTGGTGGGGCTAGATTTTGTGACCATCTATCGGGGCAGCAATGAGATGCGTCAGGAGTTGGCCAGGGCGATGGAACGGGCAGAGAATGAAGAGGAGCGCTTTAATGCCCTGCGCATGTTCCGCAATACCGAGATGTTGCGCTTGGGGATACGGGATCTGGCGGGCATCGCCGAATTGCAAGAGGTGATGGCCGCGCTTTCAGCCATCGCGACTGTGGTGCTGGAACAGGCGGTCATGGATGCCATGTCAGACATGGTGGAGCGCCATGGCCCGCCCATGTGGAGCGATGCCCAAGGGCAGCGGCAGCGGGCCCGCTTTATGGTGTTGGGCATGGGTAAATTAGGGGGGGGCGAGCTTAACTATAGCTCCGATCTGGACCTCATTTTTATTCACACCAGCCAGGGTGACGAGCAGTACACAGAGGGCGAGCGCTCCATCAGCAACAGCCAATTTTTTGCCCGTATGGCGCAGAAGGTTATCAGCACGCTGACCACCCTATCGCAGGGAGGCAAGCTCTATGAAATTGATATGCGGCTGCGTCCCTCTGGCGCCTCTGGGCCGTTGGTGACAACTTTGGAATCTTTTGCAAAATACCAGCAAAACGAGGCTTGGAACTGGGAGCATCAGGCTCTGATTCGCGCCAATGTGGTGGTGGGGGAGCGTCATAGCAGCGAACAGTTAAAACAGGTTATTCGGCACATCTTGATCCAACCCCGCCAGATCGCGCCATTACGCGAAGATGTGGTGCAAATGCGTGAGCGCATCTACCAAGAGAAGCGCCCCAAGCCCGGTGTGGTTGACATTAAGCAGACCCGTGGGGGCATTGTGGATGTGGAGTTTTTGATCCAATTTTTGGTCTTGGCGCATGCCCATCAACACCCACAACTCCTGCAACGCAACGCCCCCCGTGCTTTATTGGCGATTCGTCGTGCCGGTTTAATCACACCCCAAGCCTATCAAACCCTAGAGGATGCCTACCGGTTTTACCGTTTGGTGGAAAATCGCCTGCGGCTACACCATGACCGCTCGGAAAATGCCATCCATACTGAAGACTCGGTGACACTGGCACGTTTGGCCCGACTCTGTAAGCTGGAGAGCGGCCCTGCTCTCCTGGAGCAGCTGACACACCACTTTGCCGCAGTCCAGCCCATTTATGCCACCCATTTGGGACCGGTAGCCGGCGAGGCACCGGTTTGA
- the holB gene encoding DNA polymerase III subunit delta' has translation MSRFEQIMGQQEAMDALTGAVRTGRLAHGLLFYGPAGVGKRLTARALVRRTLCQQVAEGALNAAGDRLLDGCGVCASCKRVEGGGHPDLLWMEKEQGRTRLRVDQIRELAQFVALTPLLSPYKVAVIDEVSLMNASAANALLKTLEEPPPHSLLILTTCTPGALLPTIRSRCQAVRFVPLDEQTLGQLLRQHTSLEPGMVESAMEMAGGSIGRALELCDGTLLNQRQELWQGLVLLQRGAGLDTVCEMAAQWGSAERFENTVMLLEFWFQNHIRASLRDYDPSVNQQELQASNRAWLSLAQQFACMVDEARIFNLNRPLMLEHLFIRISRLATQEGCLPSVRS, from the coding sequence TTGTCTCGTTTTGAACAGATTATGGGCCAGCAGGAGGCCATGGATGCCTTGACCGGTGCGGTACGCACAGGGCGGCTGGCCCATGGGTTGCTCTTTTATGGACCTGCGGGCGTGGGCAAGCGTCTTACCGCGCGGGCCTTGGTGCGACGCACCTTGTGTCAACAGGTGGCAGAAGGGGCGCTCAATGCAGCGGGGGACCGGTTGCTGGATGGTTGTGGGGTGTGCGCCTCGTGCAAACGGGTGGAGGGTGGTGGGCATCCTGATCTATTATGGATGGAAAAAGAGCAAGGGCGCACGCGCTTGCGGGTGGATCAGATCCGCGAATTGGCTCAATTTGTGGCACTCACCCCCTTGTTATCCCCCTACAAAGTGGCGGTTATTGATGAGGTTAGTCTCATGAACGCCAGCGCCGCTAATGCGCTGTTAAAAACCTTGGAGGAGCCACCACCGCACTCTCTGTTGATTCTAACCACCTGCACTCCTGGGGCGCTGCTGCCAACCATCCGTTCCCGCTGTCAAGCGGTGCGTTTTGTCCCTCTTGATGAGCAAACCCTCGGCCAGTTACTGCGCCAGCACACCTCGCTGGAGCCAGGCATGGTGGAGAGTGCCATGGAAATGGCAGGGGGTAGTATCGGGCGTGCACTGGAGTTGTGTGATGGCACTCTATTAAACCAGCGCCAAGAGCTGTGGCAAGGCTTGGTGCTGTTACAAAGAGGGGCCGGCCTAGATACTGTATGCGAAATGGCGGCCCAATGGGGTAGCGCAGAGCGGTTTGAAAACACGGTTATGCTGCTGGAGTTCTGGTTTCAGAATCACATTCGTGCTAGTCTGCGAGATTACGATCCATCCGTTAACCAACAAGAGCTCCAAGCCAGTAACCGTGCTTGGCTCTCTCTTGCGCAACAGTTTGCATGCATGGTGGATGAGGCCCGCATCTTTAACCTGAATCGCCCCTTGATGCTTGAACATCTGTTTATTCGCATCAGCAGGCTGGCGACGCAGGAGGGCTGCCTACCAAGCGTGCGTTCATAA
- a CDS encoding YchF/TatD family DNA exonuclease, with translation MYLADSHAHLNFDAFKEDLPSVLQRARQQGVRYLNMIGTRLDDVEELLAMSQLQPHLYTTVGVHPHYADEYVTATPEQIAQLADHEKVVAIGETGLDYHYDKADREHQKQVFRTQIRAAHMAKRPLVIHTRQAEADTRAIMEEEQAAACGGVIHCFTGTQEMADWALEQGFYIALSGIVTFNSAQDLQEIARHIPAERLLVETDAPYLAPLPHRGVRNEPAFVAQTLKTIAKFRGDNAKDLADITTENYRRLFRVDQARTHEKGVLAYPIGNRLYMNVTHGCTLKCQFCPKWQAPEVHAFNLALTGNPSSAELIAAFGELDAFDEIVFCGYGEPTLRLQVMLEVAAAAKQRGKRVRLNTDGLANFVYGEDIAPKMAGLVDAISISLNAQNAELYDRHCVPGKTGAYAGLLSFVDAVKPYVPEVTLTAISGLEGVDIPACAAIARQKGVKFRARQLDRVG, from the coding sequence ATGTATCTTGCAGATAGCCACGCTCATTTAAATTTTGATGCCTTCAAAGAGGATCTGCCCAGCGTGCTACAGCGTGCGCGCCAGCAAGGGGTCCGCTACCTCAACATGATAGGCACCCGTTTGGATGATGTGGAAGAACTGTTGGCTATGAGCCAGCTTCAGCCCCATCTTTATACCACGGTGGGGGTACACCCCCACTATGCGGATGAGTATGTGACGGCCACACCTGAGCAAATTGCCCAGTTGGCGGATCATGAAAAAGTGGTGGCCATTGGAGAGACCGGTTTAGATTATCACTATGATAAGGCCGACCGCGAGCACCAAAAGCAGGTGTTTCGCACGCAGATCCGCGCGGCCCACATGGCCAAACGACCCTTGGTGATTCATACCCGCCAAGCCGAAGCAGATACCCGCGCCATTATGGAAGAGGAACAGGCCGCCGCATGTGGTGGTGTTATCCACTGTTTTACCGGTACGCAAGAGATGGCCGATTGGGCTCTGGAACAGGGGTTTTATATTGCGCTATCGGGCATTGTTACCTTTAACTCAGCGCAAGATTTACAAGAAATTGCGCGGCATATACCCGCCGAGCGGCTGTTGGTGGAGACCGATGCCCCCTATCTCGCGCCATTGCCCCACCGGGGTGTGCGCAACGAACCCGCATTTGTTGCGCAAACATTGAAAACCATTGCCAAATTTAGGGGGGATAACGCCAAAGATTTGGCTGATATCACCACCGAAAATTATCGCCGCCTGTTTAGGGTGGATCAGGCACGCACCCATGAAAAGGGGGTATTAGCCTATCCCATCGGCAACCGACTTTATATGAATGTCACCCATGGATGTACCCTCAAATGTCAGTTTTGCCCTAAGTGGCAAGCACCAGAGGTACATGCTTTTAACCTAGCTTTAACGGGTAATCCAAGCAGTGCAGAGCTTATCGCGGCGTTTGGTGAACTGGATGCCTTTGATGAAATTGTGTTTTGTGGCTATGGTGAACCAACCTTACGATTGCAGGTGATGTTAGAGGTTGCCGCTGCGGCCAAACAGCGGGGGAAGCGGGTTCGACTTAATACCGATGGCTTGGCAAACTTTGTGTATGGAGAGGACATCGCCCCTAAGATGGCGGGTTTGGTTGATGCAATCTCCATTTCACTGAATGCACAAAACGCAGAGCTGTATGACCGCCACTGTGTGCCGGGTAAAACGGGGGCCTATGCGGGGCTGCTAAGTTTTGTCGATGCGGTGAAACCCTATGTGCCAGAAGTCACCTTAACCGCAATCAGCGGCCTAGAAGGGGTGGATATCCCTGCGTGTGCTGCAATAGCCCGGCAAAAAGGGGTTAAATTTAGGGCCCGACAGTTGGATCGGGTTGGATAA
- a CDS encoding PilZ domain-containing protein gives MAETKNEGKTKRFLKSLIQTGKGKGKDLSVADENGCHMIEDEEAIVKIVTRAIVEHLPVQIQLEEGDAFTFFTYFEKENDEITYLEQARYVLVDALDPPLGNIKIRSAVFVEVSMFTELHLVRTKLRFQKIIEGKTIQMSFPRYLQQEPQKRAMVRAKLESQWKFSLEITRESGVKFAAKAYDISTGGVAIYYKEKIPKITEGSRVETIIYWPEGPPIRVDSVIIGQFSKQGYTGYRIRFLVGSFDLNQALGKVVSLAQRMSLTKRTRLFNKD, from the coding sequence GTGGCTGAAACAAAGAACGAAGGCAAAACCAAGCGCTTTCTCAAGAGCCTGATTCAAACAGGCAAGGGAAAGGGTAAGGATCTCTCCGTAGCGGATGAGAACGGTTGCCACATGATTGAGGATGAGGAGGCAATCGTCAAGATTGTCACCCGCGCGATCGTGGAGCACCTGCCTGTTCAAATTCAGTTGGAAGAGGGCGATGCTTTTACCTTTTTCACCTACTTTGAAAAGGAGAATGATGAGATCACCTATTTGGAACAGGCGCGTTATGTTTTGGTGGATGCGCTGGATCCACCGTTAGGGAATATTAAAATTCGCAGTGCGGTATTTGTGGAGGTCTCCATGTTTACCGAACTGCACTTGGTGCGTACCAAGCTGCGTTTTCAGAAGATTATTGAGGGAAAAACCATTCAGATGAGTTTTCCCCGCTATCTCCAGCAGGAGCCCCAAAAACGGGCGATGGTACGCGCTAAGCTGGAGTCTCAATGGAAATTTAGCTTGGAGATCACCCGCGAATCCGGGGTTAAATTTGCGGCCAAGGCCTACGATATTAGCACGGGTGGAGTGGCCATTTACTACAAAGAAAAGATTCCCAAAATCACCGAAGGCTCACGGGTGGAAACCATTATTTACTGGCCTGAAGGGCCACCCATTCGCGTAGATAGTGTGATCATTGGGCAGTTTAGTAAACAGGGCTACACAGGCTACCGAATTCGTTTTTTGGTAGGTTCCTTTGATCTAAACCAAGCCTTGGGCAAGGTGGTTTCCCTGGCCCAACGCATGAGCCTAACCAAGCGTACCCGGCTGTTTAATAAGGATTAG